In Macrobrachium rosenbergii isolate ZJJX-2024 chromosome 47, ASM4041242v1, whole genome shotgun sequence, the following are encoded in one genomic region:
- the LOC136830912 gene encoding KRAB-A domain-containing protein 2-like: MACSQEENFYEKVMLKKNSDSKSLILTKIEYYNLIEELRVASSAKNKSNRQYYILGRYEVLQCGGVEKLIKKRKDETQELVYFVHVEDMFETIKRAHMATGHGGRDKMVKELSKYANITRDTIELFKSLCVQCQKKRKRCATKGVTVKPILSKDYGSRSQVDLVDMQSCAKGKYKWIMVYQDHLTKYCILRPLTSKRAAEVAFQLMDIFLMFGAPQILQSDNGSEFTALVISELKLLWPDLLIVHGKPRHPQSQGSVERLNCDIRHAYFMVRG, from the coding sequence ATGGCGTGTTCCCAAGAAGAAAATTTCTATGAGAAAGTGATGTTGAAGAAGAACTCTGATTCAAAGTCATTAATACTAACTAAAATTGAGTACTACAATCTGATAGAGGAACTCAGAGTTGCGTCAAGtgcaaaaaacaaatcaaatcgGCAGTATTACATCCTTGGACGTTACGAAGTTCTTCAGTGTGGTGGtgttgaaaagttaataaaaaaacggAAGGATGAAACTCAagaacttgtttattttgtacacgTTGAGGATATGTTTGAAACAATAAAACGTGCTCACATGGCTACGGGACATGGCGGAAGAGACAAAATGGTCAAAGAGCTGTCAAAATATGCGAACATAACTAGAGATACTATAGAACTGTTCAAATCTTTGTGTGTTCAGTGTCAAAAGAAACGGAAGAGATGTGCGACAAAGGGAGTAACTGTCAAACCGATTTTATCTAAGGATTATGGTTCACGATCTCAGGTGGACCTTGTTGACATGCAGTCTTGCGCCAAAGGAAAGTATAAGTGGATAATGGTGTACCAAGATCATCTAACAAAGTATTGCATATTGCGCCCCTTAACTTCAAAAAGAGCCGCTGAGGTTGCATTCCAGCTAAtggacatatttttaatgttcggAGCCCCTCAAATTCTTCAGAGTGATAATGGTAGTGAATTTACAGCATTGGTAATTTCGGAACTCAAACTTCTTTGGCCAGACCTGTTGATTGTTCATGGTAAACCAAGGCATCCACAGAGCCAGGGATCTGTTGAACGCCTTAACTGTGATATAAGACATGCTTATTTCATGGTTAGGGGATAA